A region from the Rosa rugosa chromosome 6, drRosRugo1.1, whole genome shotgun sequence genome encodes:
- the LOC133714389 gene encoding GATA transcription factor 8 isoform X2 encodes MITPNFVDEIDCGSFFDNIDDLMEDVDSVLGPAPDCNSAFPSSLSLWDGHSSAAPPLPPPDAAVFSGNGDSDFSSELPVPYEEMVHLEWLSNFVENSEYSGGNLTINKQQESSLVNKESSHQQFQTSSPISVLDSSSSCSGEKNVLEGSIAPGRRGRARSKRPRPATFNPRSAIQLISPASSVSEIDNPLQQHSLFAPKVFSDSENFAESRPVVKMPKQASGEQKKKKRIKLPPPPKVPGELNEDTPVQGSVRKCLHCEITKTPQWRAGPMGPKTLCNACGVRYKSGRLFPEYRPAASPTFVPALHSNSHKKVIEMRTKGGEMAAVPDNSIPELIPNNNSSISLDYM; translated from the exons ATGATCACACCCAACTTCGTCGACGAGATTGACTGCGGAAGCTTCTTCGATAACATCGACGACCTCATGGAGGACGTCGACTCCGTCCTCGGCCCCGCCCCCGACTGCAACTCCGCCTTCCCTtcctccctctccctctgggACGGCCACTCCTCCGCCGCCCCGCCTCTCCCGCCTCCCGACGCCGCCGTATTCTCCGGCAACGGCGACTCCGACTTCTCCTCCGAGCTCCCCGTTCCG TATGAAGAGATGGTTCATTTGGAATGGCTGTCCAACTTTGTTGAGAATTCCGAGTACTCTGGCGGAAACCTCACCATCAACAAGCAACAGGAGTCTTCCCTGGTCAACAAGGAGTCTTCCCACCAACAGTTCCAGACCTCCAGCCCCATTTCTGTGCTTGACAGCAGCAGCTCCTGCTCGGGCGAGAAGAATGTGCTTGAAGGATCGATTGCTCCTGGCAGGCGGGGACGTGCTAGAAGCAAGCGTCCACGCCCTGCCACCTTCAATCCTCGCTCGGCAATTCAACTGATTTCCCCTGCTTCCTCTGTTTCGGAGATTGACAACCCTCTGCAGCAGCATTCGTTGTTTGCCCCTAAGGTGTTTTCGGACTCTGAGAACTTTGCAGAGTCTCGTCCTGTGGTGAAGATGCCCAAACAAGCTTCCGgggagcagaagaagaagaagagaatcaaGTTGCCCCCTCCCCCTAAGGTTCCAGGGGAGCTGAATGAGGATACCCCAGTGCAGGGATCGGTCAGGAAGTGCTTGCATTGTGAGATTACCAAGACACCCCAGTGGAGGGCAGGCCCAATGGGGCCGAAAACCCTTTGCAATGCCTGTGGAGTGCGCTACAAGTCAGGCAGGCTCTTCCCTGAGTACCGTCCTGCAGCTAGTCCGACTTTTGTTCCGGCCTTGCACTCCAATTCCCACAAGAAGGTTATCGAGATGAGAACCAAGGGTGGCGAGATGGCTGCTGTTCCCGATAACAGCATCCCAGAACTCATTCCGAATAACAACAGCAGCATTTCGCTGGATTAC
- the LOC133714389 gene encoding GATA transcription factor 8 isoform X1, which translates to MSSPDMKNSKQNSEREEDKMITPNFVDEIDCGSFFDNIDDLMEDVDSVLGPAPDCNSAFPSSLSLWDGHSSAAPPLPPPDAAVFSGNGDSDFSSELPVPYEEMVHLEWLSNFVENSEYSGGNLTINKQQESSLVNKESSHQQFQTSSPISVLDSSSSCSGEKNVLEGSIAPGRRGRARSKRPRPATFNPRSAIQLISPASSVSEIDNPLQQHSLFAPKVFSDSENFAESRPVVKMPKQASGEQKKKKRIKLPPPPKVPGELNEDTPVQGSVRKCLHCEITKTPQWRAGPMGPKTLCNACGVRYKSGRLFPEYRPAASPTFVPALHSNSHKKVIEMRTKGGEMAAVPDNSIPELIPNNNSSISLDYM; encoded by the exons atgAGCTCTCCTGATATGAAAAACTCTAAGCAAAATTCTGAGCGAGAAGAG gACAAAATGATCACACCCAACTTCGTCGACGAGATTGACTGCGGAAGCTTCTTCGATAACATCGACGACCTCATGGAGGACGTCGACTCCGTCCTCGGCCCCGCCCCCGACTGCAACTCCGCCTTCCCTtcctccctctccctctgggACGGCCACTCCTCCGCCGCCCCGCCTCTCCCGCCTCCCGACGCCGCCGTATTCTCCGGCAACGGCGACTCCGACTTCTCCTCCGAGCTCCCCGTTCCG TATGAAGAGATGGTTCATTTGGAATGGCTGTCCAACTTTGTTGAGAATTCCGAGTACTCTGGCGGAAACCTCACCATCAACAAGCAACAGGAGTCTTCCCTGGTCAACAAGGAGTCTTCCCACCAACAGTTCCAGACCTCCAGCCCCATTTCTGTGCTTGACAGCAGCAGCTCCTGCTCGGGCGAGAAGAATGTGCTTGAAGGATCGATTGCTCCTGGCAGGCGGGGACGTGCTAGAAGCAAGCGTCCACGCCCTGCCACCTTCAATCCTCGCTCGGCAATTCAACTGATTTCCCCTGCTTCCTCTGTTTCGGAGATTGACAACCCTCTGCAGCAGCATTCGTTGTTTGCCCCTAAGGTGTTTTCGGACTCTGAGAACTTTGCAGAGTCTCGTCCTGTGGTGAAGATGCCCAAACAAGCTTCCGgggagcagaagaagaagaagagaatcaaGTTGCCCCCTCCCCCTAAGGTTCCAGGGGAGCTGAATGAGGATACCCCAGTGCAGGGATCGGTCAGGAAGTGCTTGCATTGTGAGATTACCAAGACACCCCAGTGGAGGGCAGGCCCAATGGGGCCGAAAACCCTTTGCAATGCCTGTGGAGTGCGCTACAAGTCAGGCAGGCTCTTCCCTGAGTACCGTCCTGCAGCTAGTCCGACTTTTGTTCCGGCCTTGCACTCCAATTCCCACAAGAAGGTTATCGAGATGAGAACCAAGGGTGGCGAGATGGCTGCTGTTCCCGATAACAGCATCCCAGAACTCATTCCGAATAACAACAGCAGCATTTCGCTGGATTAC